From Paracoccus suum, the proteins below share one genomic window:
- the ftsA gene encoding cell division protein FtsA: MSELYQVQRTMRAMRRAALQRGLIAVLDVGTSKIACLVLRFDGPGQFRADGGVGPMAGQSNFRVIGAATTRSRGVRFGEIDTMTETERAIRTAVQAAQKLAGERVDHVIACLSGGRPASYGLAGEIPLPAGKVAETDIARVLSACDTPSFGKGREVLHAQPVNFAVDHRSGLNDPRELAGNRLAVDLHALTADGDALGSLVHCIRRCDLELAGVASSAYVSGLASLVEDEQELGAACIDLGGGSTGVSVFIRKHMIFADAVRLGGDHITADIAKGLRVSHAVAERIKTLNGGIEATGRDDREMIELGGETGDWETDRRSVSRADLIGIMRPRVEEILERVAEVLQAAGFEHMPSQQIVLTGGGSQIPGLDGLAARMLGPSVRIGRPLRIQGLAHQLTDPCFASAVGLALFAAHPQDEWWDFEMPADRYPARSLRRAYRWFRNNW; encoded by the coding sequence ATGAGCGAGCTTTATCAGGTCCAGCGAACCATGCGGGCGATGCGCCGCGCCGCGCTGCAACGCGGGCTGATCGCGGTGCTGGACGTCGGCACCAGCAAGATCGCCTGTCTGGTGCTGCGGTTCGACGGTCCCGGCCAGTTTCGCGCCGATGGCGGCGTCGGCCCGATGGCCGGCCAGTCCAATTTCCGCGTCATCGGCGCCGCCACCACCCGCTCGCGCGGGGTGCGCTTTGGCGAGATCGACACCATGACCGAGACCGAGCGGGCGATTCGCACCGCCGTCCAGGCAGCGCAAAAGCTGGCCGGCGAGCGGGTCGATCACGTCATCGCGTGCCTCTCGGGCGGCCGGCCAGCATCCTATGGCCTCGCCGGAGAGATCCCGCTGCCTGCCGGCAAGGTGGCCGAGACCGACATCGCCCGCGTCCTGTCGGCCTGCGACACGCCCAGCTTCGGCAAGGGCCGCGAGGTGTTGCACGCCCAGCCGGTCAACTTTGCCGTCGATCACCGCAGCGGACTGAACGACCCGCGCGAGTTGGCGGGCAATCGCCTCGCGGTCGATCTGCATGCGCTGACCGCCGATGGCGATGCGCTGGGCAGCCTGGTTCACTGCATCCGGCGCTGTGATCTGGAACTGGCCGGCGTTGCCTCGTCGGCCTATGTCAGCGGCCTCGCCAGCCTCGTCGAGGACGAGCAGGAACTGGGCGCGGCCTGCATCGACCTCGGAGGCGGCAGCACCGGCGTTTCGGTCTTCATCCGCAAACACATGATCTTTGCCGACGCCGTGCGGCTGGGCGGCGATCACATCACCGCCGACATCGCCAAGGGGCTGCGCGTCAGTCATGCGGTGGCCGAGCGAATCAAGACCCTCAACGGCGGCATCGAGGCGACCGGCCGCGACGACCGCGAGATGATCGAGCTTGGCGGCGAGACCGGCGACTGGGAAACCGACCGCCGCAGCGTCAGCCGCGCTGACCTGATCGGCATCATGCGCCCGCGGGTCGAGGAAATCCTGGAGCGGGTGGCCGAGGTGCTGCAGGCGGCCGGGTTCGAACACATGCCCAGCCAGCAGATCGTACTGACGGGCGGAGGCAGCCAGATTCCCGGCCTCGACGGGCTGGCAGCCCGGATGCTTGGCCCCTCGGTTCGCATCGGCCGGCCGCTTCGGATCCAGGGTCTGGCGCATCAGTTGACCGACCCTTGCTTTGCCTCGGCCGTCGGTCTGGCGCTGTTCGCGGCCCATCCGCAAGACGAGTGGTGGGACTTCGAGATGCCCGCCGACCGATACCCCGCGCGCAGCCTTCGCCGGGCCTATCGATGGTTCCGCAACAACTGGTAA
- a CDS encoding cell division protein FtsQ/DivIB: MQGLRPSFFGDEGAARPAPIRPAGARPDPLKRAVRRDPAPSRLAYRLNRLWLTPIYRKIVRVGLPAFMIAMVCGLWLSDPDRRAGLTGSIDGLVDRIQHRDEFMVSAMRIDGASEAVDRALRAMLPGPLPASSFDIDLEALRAKVLKLDAVKTVELRIQPDGVLSAVVTERAPAMLWRHARGLEVLDDTGHRVASVTGRDVRGDLPLIAGEGADKAAPEAMALIDAAGPILPRVRGLERVGERRWDVTLDRGQRIMLPADAPLVAFERAIAMQRDAAVLDRDVSVVDLRDTGRPVLRLGLDAQNAIRRARAQPELGPDGQPIEPKAEAVASKGKTGGAKTAKTKPASSKTKTAPKAAAKTSKPGAKPAA; this comes from the coding sequence GTGCAAGGACTGAGGCCGTCGTTCTTTGGCGATGAGGGCGCCGCGCGTCCGGCACCGATCCGGCCGGCCGGTGCACGCCCCGACCCGCTCAAGCGCGCGGTGCGGCGCGATCCCGCACCCTCGCGGCTGGCCTATCGCCTGAACCGGCTGTGGCTGACGCCGATCTATCGCAAGATCGTCCGCGTCGGCCTGCCGGCCTTCATGATCGCGATGGTCTGCGGGCTGTGGCTGTCGGACCCTGACCGCCGTGCCGGGCTGACCGGTAGCATCGATGGGCTGGTCGACCGCATCCAGCACCGGGACGAATTCATGGTCAGCGCGATGCGCATCGACGGCGCCTCCGAGGCGGTCGACCGGGCGCTCCGGGCCATGTTGCCGGGGCCGCTGCCGGCCTCCAGCTTCGACATCGACCTCGAGGCGCTGCGCGCCAAGGTGCTGAAGCTCGATGCAGTCAAGACGGTCGAGTTGCGCATTCAGCCCGATGGCGTCCTGTCCGCCGTTGTGACCGAGCGCGCGCCGGCGATGCTCTGGCGCCATGCCCGGGGCCTCGAGGTGCTGGACGATACCGGACACCGAGTCGCCTCGGTCACCGGCCGCGACGTGCGGGGCGACCTGCCGCTGATCGCGGGCGAGGGCGCCGACAAGGCCGCCCCCGAGGCAATGGCGCTGATCGACGCCGCCGGTCCAATTCTCCCCCGCGTGCGCGGGCTCGAGCGGGTGGGCGAGCGGCGATGGGACGTGACCCTCGACCGGGGCCAGCGGATCATGCTGCCGGCCGACGCGCCGCTGGTTGCGTTCGAGCGCGCGATCGCCATGCAGCGCGATGCCGCAGTGCTGGACCGCGACGTCAGCGTGGTCGATCTGCGCGATACCGGCCGGCCGGTGCTGCGCCTCGGCCTCGATGCGCAGAACGCGATCCGCCGCGCCCGCGCCCAGCCCGAGCTGGGACCAGACGGCCAGCCGATTGAGCCAAAGGCTGAAGCGGTCGCGTCCAAGGGGAAGACGGGTGGCGCCAAGACCGCCAAGACCAAACCCGCCAGCAGCAAGACCAAGACCGCGCCGAAAGCGGCAGCGAAAACCAGCAAGCCCGGCGCGAAGCCGGCGGCGTGA
- a CDS encoding D-alanine--D-alanine ligase, with the protein MAGMSSRAAQTVAVLSGGPSAEREVSLSTGRECANALRRAGFEVIEVALAADAGASLQGRLAEAQPDVVFNALHGRWGEDGCVQGLLEWLGLPYTHSGVLASALAMDKTRAKAAFRAAGLPVVESVIAPAHEIASRHVLPPPYVVKPNAEGSSVGVHIVRERSNGFAPVAGATAPLMVETYVPGRELTVAVLGDRALGVTEILTNGWYDYDAKYAPGGSRHVCPADIPADIAALCADYALRAHRALGCRGLSRTDFRWDDARGSDGLILLEINTQPGMTPTSLAPEQAAAAGMDFPALCRWIVEDALCKD; encoded by the coding sequence GTGGCGGGCATGTCGAGCAGGGCAGCCCAGACCGTCGCCGTCCTGTCAGGCGGACCCTCGGCCGAACGCGAGGTGTCCCTGTCGACCGGACGTGAATGCGCGAATGCGCTGCGGCGGGCGGGCTTTGAAGTCATCGAGGTCGCTTTGGCGGCCGATGCGGGCGCGAGCCTGCAAGGTCGGCTGGCTGAAGCCCAGCCCGACGTCGTGTTCAACGCCCTCCACGGGCGTTGGGGCGAGGATGGTTGCGTGCAGGGCCTGCTGGAATGGCTGGGCCTGCCCTACACCCATTCGGGCGTGCTGGCCTCGGCCCTTGCCATGGACAAGACCCGCGCCAAGGCCGCCTTCCGCGCCGCCGGTCTGCCCGTGGTGGAGAGCGTCATCGCCCCCGCTCACGAGATCGCCAGCCGCCACGTCCTGCCGCCGCCTTATGTGGTCAAGCCGAATGCCGAAGGCAGCTCGGTCGGGGTGCATATCGTGCGCGAGCGCAGCAACGGCTTTGCCCCGGTCGCCGGTGCCACCGCCCCGCTGATGGTCGAGACCTACGTGCCGGGCCGCGAACTGACGGTTGCCGTCCTCGGTGATCGTGCGCTGGGCGTGACCGAGATTCTGACGAATGGCTGGTACGACTACGACGCGAAATACGCGCCCGGCGGCTCGCGCCATGTCTGCCCGGCCGATATTCCCGCCGACATCGCCGCGCTTTGCGCCGATTATGCCCTGCGTGCGCACCGGGCGCTGGGCTGCCGCGGCCTCAGCCGCACCGATTTTCGCTGGGACGACGCGCGCGGCTCTGATGGCCTGATCCTGCTGGAAATCAACACCCAGCCCGGCATGACCCCGACCTCACTGGCGCCCGAACAGGCGGCGGCTGCGGGCATGGATTTTCCCGCGCTCTGCCGCTGGATCGTGGAGGATGCGCTGTGCAAGGACTGA
- a CDS encoding 4-aminobutyrate--2-oxoglutarate transaminase, producing the protein MSTMTDRKNAAISRGVGMTTQIYADRAENAEIWDKDGNRYIDFAAGIAVVNTGHRHPKVMQAVKDQLDRFTHTCHQVVPYENYVALAERLNELTPGDFEKKTIFATTGAEAVENAIKIARHYTGRPGVVAFTGAFHGRTFMGMTLTGKVQPYKAGFGAMMPDVWHLPFPNDLHGVTQEDAVRALDKLFKADVDPQRVAAIIVEPVQGEGGFYEVPAGFMKKVRELCDEHGMLLIADEVQTGFARTGKLFAMEHHGVAADITCMAKGLGGGLPISAVTGRAEVMDSPMPGGLGGTYAGNPLGVAAAHAVLDVIEEEELCDRATRLGQRLKQRLAGLRDSVPEIVDIRGPGFMNAVEFNVAGTDKPNPEMTNRVREEALKRGLILLTCGVYGNVVRFLAPLTIPDAVFDEALNVLEESVMAARAA; encoded by the coding sequence ATGTCCACGATGACCGACCGCAAGAACGCCGCGATCTCGCGCGGGGTGGGAATGACGACGCAGATCTACGCAGATCGCGCCGAGAATGCCGAGATCTGGGACAAGGACGGCAACCGCTACATCGACTTTGCCGCTGGTATCGCCGTGGTCAACACTGGCCACCGCCACCCCAAGGTGATGCAGGCCGTCAAGGACCAGTTGGACCGCTTTACCCACACCTGCCACCAGGTCGTCCCCTACGAAAATTACGTCGCCCTGGCCGAGCGTCTGAACGAGCTGACCCCCGGCGATTTCGAGAAGAAGACCATCTTCGCTACCACCGGCGCCGAAGCGGTCGAGAATGCCATCAAGATCGCGCGCCACTACACCGGCCGCCCCGGCGTCGTCGCCTTTACCGGCGCGTTTCACGGACGGACCTTCATGGGCATGACGCTGACCGGCAAGGTCCAGCCCTACAAGGCCGGCTTCGGCGCAATGATGCCCGATGTCTGGCACCTCCCCTTCCCCAACGACCTGCACGGCGTCACCCAGGAGGACGCGGTCCGCGCCCTCGACAAGCTGTTCAAGGCCGATGTCGATCCGCAGCGCGTCGCGGCGATCATCGTCGAGCCCGTGCAGGGCGAGGGCGGCTTTTACGAGGTGCCGGCCGGCTTCATGAAAAAGGTGCGCGAGCTTTGTGACGAGCACGGCATGCTGCTGATCGCCGACGAGGTTCAGACCGGCTTTGCCCGCACCGGCAAGCTGTTCGCGATGGAACACCACGGCGTCGCCGCCGACATCACCTGCATGGCCAAGGGCCTTGGCGGCGGCCTGCCGATCAGCGCAGTCACCGGCCGGGCCGAGGTCATGGACAGCCCCATGCCGGGCGGCCTCGGCGGCACCTATGCCGGCAACCCGCTGGGCGTTGCCGCGGCGCATGCGGTCCTCGACGTGATCGAGGAAGAAGAGCTTTGCGACCGCGCGACCCGCCTCGGCCAGCGGCTGAAGCAGCGCCTTGCCGGCCTGCGCGACAGCGTCCCCGAGATCGTGGACATCCGCGGCCCGGGCTTCATGAACGCGGTCGAGTTCAACGTCGCCGGCACCGACAAGCCGAACCCCGAGATGACCAACCGGGTCCGCGAGGAGGCGCTGAAGCGCGGCCTGATCCTGCTGACCTGCGGCGTCTACGGCAACGTTGTGCGTTTCCTCGCCCCGCTGACCATCCCGGATGCGGTTTTCGATGAGGCACTGAACGTGCTGGAAGAGTCGGTCATGGCGGCCCGCGCCGCCTGA
- a CDS encoding rhomboid family intramembrane serine protease produces MFPIRDHNPSDTTPYVTYMLVALNIAAFVLTEPYLGGFLQWWIEGALYPVAVMHGVHVWGLVTHMFLHAGLLHLGGNMLFLWIFGDNLEDQMGHVWFLLFYLTCGLVAAAAQIAADPSSNVPMVGASGAIAGVMGGYLLLFPKARVDVIAIIIILIKRFTIPAWVVLVLWFGLQLFSTYSTMGAESGVAYLAHTGGFLVGLVLTFPLLIRRGGRAFWDRTHGRPPNPPTAFATSRIPVVRR; encoded by the coding sequence ATGTTTCCGATCCGCGATCACAATCCGTCCGACACCACGCCCTATGTCACCTACATGCTGGTGGCGCTGAACATCGCCGCCTTCGTGCTGACCGAGCCATACCTGGGCGGTTTCCTTCAGTGGTGGATCGAGGGCGCGCTGTATCCCGTCGCGGTGATGCACGGCGTTCATGTCTGGGGTCTGGTGACACACATGTTCCTGCATGCGGGACTGCTGCACCTCGGGGGGAACATGCTGTTCCTGTGGATCTTCGGCGACAACTTGGAGGACCAGATGGGGCATGTCTGGTTCCTGCTGTTCTATTTGACCTGTGGCTTGGTGGCGGCCGCGGCGCAGATCGCCGCCGATCCGTCCAGCAATGTGCCGATGGTCGGCGCCTCGGGCGCGATCGCGGGGGTAATGGGCGGCTATCTGCTGCTGTTTCCCAAGGCCCGCGTCGACGTGATCGCGATCATCATCATCCTCATCAAACGCTTCACCATTCCCGCCTGGGTCGTGCTGGTGCTGTGGTTCGGGCTGCAGCTGTTCAGCACCTATTCGACCATGGGCGCGGAATCGGGCGTGGCCTACCTTGCCCATACCGGCGGCTTCCTGGTCGGGTTGGTGCTGACCTTTCCCCTGCTGATTCGGCGCGGCGGGCGCGCGTTCTGGGACCGCACCCACGGCCGGCCCCCGAACCCGCCGACCGCCTTCGCGACCTCACGCATTCCCGTCGTGCGCCGCTGA
- a CDS encoding DNA topoisomerase IB, with translation MDGENIIDPRDAAESANLTYVSDTEPGITRRRAGKGWSYRGPKGLIRDKAELARIRSLAIPPAYTDVWICTDPRGHIQAIGRDAKGRKQYRYHPAFREVRESTKYERMLEFAKALPGIRARVDADMARRGMPREKVIGAVVHLLEHTMIRVGNTDYAKQNKSHGLTTLNDRHVNIDGSEIRFRFKGKSGKEWNLGLRDRRVARIVKQSQDLPGQHLFQYIDDEGGRHDVSSGDVNAYLREISGSDITAKDFRTWTGTVLAALALAEYEQVDSQAAAKRNVRDAIEKVSARLGNTPTICRKCYVHPAVIESYLEEGLAPDLRDEIEDQIAAPEGLRPEEALVLAFLHRRLEADHKKA, from the coding sequence ATGGACGGCGAGAACATCATCGATCCGCGCGATGCGGCCGAGAGCGCGAACCTGACCTATGTCAGCGACACCGAGCCGGGGATCACGCGACGCCGCGCGGGCAAGGGCTGGTCCTACCGCGGCCCCAAGGGCCTAATCCGCGACAAAGCTGAACTCGCCCGCATCCGCAGCCTCGCCATCCCACCCGCCTATACCGATGTCTGGATCTGCACGGATCCGCGCGGCCACATCCAGGCCATCGGCCGCGACGCCAAGGGGCGCAAGCAGTATCGCTATCACCCCGCCTTTCGCGAAGTCCGCGAAAGCACCAAATACGAGCGCATGCTGGAATTTGCCAAGGCCCTGCCCGGCATCCGCGCCCGCGTCGACGCCGACATGGCGCGCCGGGGCATGCCGCGCGAAAAGGTCATCGGCGCAGTCGTGCACCTGCTGGAACATACGATGATCCGTGTCGGAAACACCGATTACGCCAAGCAGAACAAGAGCCACGGTTTGACGACCCTGAACGATCGCCATGTGAACATCGACGGAAGCGAGATCCGCTTTCGCTTCAAGGGCAAGAGCGGCAAGGAATGGAACCTCGGCCTCAGGGATCGACGCGTGGCGCGAATCGTCAAGCAGAGCCAGGACCTGCCCGGCCAGCACCTGTTCCAGTATATCGACGACGAGGGCGGGCGGCACGACGTCAGCTCGGGTGACGTCAACGCCTACCTGCGCGAAATCTCGGGCAGCGACATCACCGCAAAGGATTTCCGCACCTGGACCGGGACGGTCCTCGCGGCGCTGGCACTGGCGGAATACGAGCAAGTGGACAGCCAGGCTGCGGCCAAGCGCAATGTCCGCGACGCGATCGAAAAGGTCTCGGCGCGCCTCGGCAATACGCCCACGATCTGCCGCAAGTGCTATGTCCACCCGGCCGTGATCGAGAGCTATCTGGAGGAAGGCCTCGCCCCCGACCTGCGCGACGAGATCGAGGACCAGATCGCCGCCCCCGAGGGTCTGCGTCCGGAGGAGGCGCTCGTGCTGGCCTTCCTGCACCGCCGCCTCGAGGCCGACCACAAGAAGGCCTGA
- a CDS encoding inositol monophosphatase family protein codes for MPSANMNVMIKAARKAGRGLVKDFREVENLQVSVKGAGDFVSRADREAERLIKEELRGARPTYGWLGEETGTEAGEDPTRRWIVDPLDGTTNFLHGMPHWAVSIALEHKGEIVAGVVFDPAKDEMFWAEKGAGAWMNDQRLRVSGRSRMIEAVFATGVPFGGSRHLPAFLKDTARIAPITAGVRRWGSAALDLAYVAAGRFDGYWERGIQPYDVAAGVVLVREAGGFVEGLRKGESPVESGAILACNAGLFTTFSETLRAAD; via the coding sequence ATGCCCAGCGCCAATATGAACGTGATGATCAAGGCCGCGCGCAAGGCCGGCCGCGGGCTGGTCAAGGACTTTCGCGAGGTCGAGAACCTGCAGGTCAGCGTCAAGGGCGCGGGCGACTTTGTCAGCCGCGCCGATCGCGAGGCCGAGCGGCTGATCAAGGAAGAACTGCGCGGCGCCCGCCCGACCTATGGCTGGCTGGGCGAGGAAACCGGCACCGAGGCCGGCGAGGATCCGACGCGGCGCTGGATCGTCGATCCGCTGGACGGGACGACCAACTTTCTGCACGGCATGCCTCACTGGGCCGTCAGCATCGCGCTGGAGCACAAGGGCGAGATTGTCGCCGGCGTAGTCTTTGACCCGGCCAAAGACGAAATGTTCTGGGCCGAGAAGGGCGCCGGCGCATGGATGAACGACCAGCGGCTGCGCGTCTCGGGCCGCAGCCGCATGATCGAGGCAGTGTTTGCGACCGGCGTGCCATTCGGCGGCTCGCGCCATCTGCCCGCGTTCCTCAAGGACACCGCCCGCATCGCGCCGATCACCGCCGGCGTGCGGCGCTGGGGATCGGCGGCGCTGGACCTCGCCTATGTCGCTGCCGGCCGATTCGACGGCTACTGGGAGCGCGGCATCCAGCCCTATGACGTGGCGGCCGGGGTCGTTCTGGTGCGCGAGGCCGGCGGCTTTGTCGAAGGGCTGCGCAAGGGCGAAAGCCCGGTGGAATCGGGCGCGATCCTGGCCTGCAACGCGGGGCTTTTCACCACCTTCAGCGAGACGCTGCGCGCGGCCGACTGA
- a CDS encoding LysR family transcriptional regulator: MHLDLRHLRTIAAIHEHGGLGRAAEVLNLTQSALSHQLKAMEAQAGVPLVVRRARPLRLTAAGLRLLRTAEAVLPLIANAEAEFRDVEKGRAGRLHVAMECHACFDWLLPVMDRFRRNWPDVDIDIRAGLAFQALPALVRETADLVITSDPEPLEGITYQPLFDYAPTLVVPAGHPLVAKGYAEAADFADLTLIHYPMDRARLDIFSHLLTPAKVEPAALREVEQTAVALMLVAAGRGVTVMPDWVVRREAANPELAFLPMTRTGLRRRMYAALRTEALALPYMAHFLRLARTDSLQLQSSD, from the coding sequence ATGCACCTCGATCTGCGCCACCTGCGCACCATTGCCGCGATTCACGAGCATGGCGGCCTTGGCCGGGCGGCAGAGGTGTTGAACCTGACCCAGTCGGCGCTGAGCCATCAGCTGAAGGCGATGGAAGCGCAAGCAGGCGTGCCGCTGGTGGTGCGGCGGGCCAGGCCCCTGCGGCTAACGGCGGCCGGATTGCGGCTTTTGCGCACGGCCGAGGCGGTGCTGCCGCTGATCGCCAATGCCGAGGCCGAGTTTCGCGATGTCGAAAAGGGTCGTGCCGGACGGTTGCATGTCGCGATGGAATGTCACGCCTGCTTTGACTGGTTGCTGCCCGTCATGGACCGCTTTCGCCGCAACTGGCCGGACGTGGACATCGACATCCGCGCGGGGCTGGCCTTCCAGGCGCTGCCGGCGCTGGTGCGCGAGACGGCGGATCTTGTCATCACCTCGGACCCCGAGCCGCTGGAGGGGATCACCTACCAGCCCCTGTTCGATTACGCGCCGACGCTTGTTGTGCCCGCCGGTCATCCCCTGGTGGCCAAGGGCTATGCCGAGGCGGCTGATTTCGCCGACCTGACGCTGATCCACTATCCCATGGACCGGGCGCGCCTGGACATTTTCTCGCACCTGCTGACCCCGGCCAAGGTAGAGCCCGCGGCGCTGCGTGAAGTCGAGCAGACGGCGGTTGCCCTGATGCTGGTCGCCGCCGGGCGCGGGGTGACGGTAATGCCCGACTGGGTGGTGCGGCGCGAGGCCGCGAACCCGGAGCTTGCCTTTCTGCCGATGACCCGTACTGGCCTGCGACGCCGGATGTACGCGGCACTGCGCACTGAGGCGTTGGCCTTGCCCTATATGGCCCATTTCCTGCGCCTCGCCCGGACCGACTCCTTGCAGCTACAGAGTTCTGATTAG
- the metF gene encoding methylenetetrahydrofolate reductase [NAD(P)H]: MSPRPRLSFEFFPPKSLDGAFRLSEAARMLAPYKPGFVSVTYGAGGTTRQLTHEAVTAIGTHYGLNVAAHLTCVEATRDETLAIVDSYAKEGVREIVALRGDMPGGGPFVAHPDGFSGSVDLIEAIAARGDMTIRVGAYPEPHPDSQGTAADIAWLKRKIEAGATSAITQFFFDADTFFRFRDACAAAGVDAPIVPGILPIQSWDGAKRFAARCGTSVPEGLDEAFTAAKAEGREQDLAADICADLCRRLGDGGVQDLHFYTLNRPEMTRAVLDRLGIPPEGDALAAVA, encoded by the coding sequence ATGTCCCCGCGCCCGCGCCTCAGCTTCGAGTTCTTTCCGCCCAAATCCCTCGACGGGGCCTTTCGCCTGTCCGAGGCGGCGCGGATGCTGGCGCCTTACAAGCCGGGATTCGTGTCGGTGACCTACGGCGCCGGCGGCACGACCCGGCAGTTGACGCATGAGGCGGTGACCGCCATCGGAACGCATTACGGCCTGAACGTCGCCGCCCACCTGACCTGCGTCGAGGCAACGCGGGACGAGACACTGGCCATCGTCGACAGCTACGCCAAAGAGGGCGTGCGCGAGATCGTCGCCCTGCGCGGCGACATGCCCGGCGGCGGCCCCTTTGTGGCCCATCCCGACGGCTTTTCCGGCAGCGTCGATCTGATCGAGGCGATCGCCGCGCGCGGCGACATGACGATCCGCGTCGGCGCCTACCCGGAGCCGCATCCCGACAGCCAGGGCACTGCCGCCGACATCGCCTGGCTCAAGCGCAAGATCGAGGCGGGCGCGACCTCGGCCATCACGCAGTTCTTCTTTGATGCCGACACCTTCTTTCGTTTTCGCGATGCTTGCGCCGCAGCAGGGGTCGATGCGCCCATCGTGCCGGGCATCCTGCCGATCCAGTCCTGGGATGGGGCCAAGCGCTTTGCCGCGCGCTGCGGTACCTCCGTTCCGGAGGGCCTCGATGAGGCCTTCACTGCCGCCAAGGCCGAGGGCCGCGAGCAGGACCTGGCCGCCGACATCTGCGCCGACCTTTGCCGCCGTCTGGGCGACGGCGGTGTGCAGGACCTGCATTTCTATACGCTGAACCGGCCAGAGATGACCCGCGCCGTACTGGACCGGCTCGGCATCCCGCCGGAGGGCGATGCCCTCGCGGCGGTGGCCTGA
- a CDS encoding type III PLP-dependent enzyme: MDDRKTVWRNPADIIRSLRPEDPVMVFAPTVLQDAARRFLEGFPGLVTYAVKSNPGEAVIQNLVAAGISGFDVASPFEIDLIGRLAPGAARHYHNPVRSQAEIELAVAAGITSWSVDSRTELDKLFAKVPTDGVEISPRFKLPVAGAAYDFGAKFGASPELAAELLRAVADRGHVASLTFHPGTQCVDPSAWETYIRTAAEIAQMAGVRPKRLNVGGGFPSWRVHGIEPDLDAIFARIGETTAEAFGTDAPALVCEPGRGLCADAFSLVTRIKAIRDGGSVFLNDGVYGGLTELPLIGNLDRLQILAPDGTPRGEPAVPRPVFGPTCDSVDRLPGEIALPEDMAEGDYLVWHGAGAYSVVTNTRFNGFGDMQHLTAMSLS, from the coding sequence ATGGACGACAGGAAGACCGTCTGGAGGAATCCGGCTGATATCATCCGCAGCCTGCGGCCCGAAGATCCGGTCATGGTTTTCGCGCCGACCGTTCTGCAAGACGCCGCGCGCCGATTCCTTGAGGGCTTTCCGGGCCTTGTGACCTATGCCGTCAAGTCGAATCCGGGCGAGGCGGTGATCCAGAACCTGGTTGCTGCCGGCATCTCCGGCTTTGACGTCGCCTCGCCCTTCGAGATCGACCTGATCGGCCGCCTCGCCCCCGGAGCCGCGCGCCACTACCACAATCCGGTCCGCAGCCAGGCGGAGATCGAACTTGCTGTCGCCGCCGGGATCACTTCGTGGTCGGTCGACAGCCGGACCGAACTCGACAAACTGTTCGCGAAGGTGCCGACGGACGGGGTCGAGATTTCGCCCCGCTTCAAGCTGCCAGTCGCGGGTGCAGCCTATGATTTCGGCGCCAAGTTCGGCGCCTCGCCCGAGCTTGCGGCCGAGTTGCTGCGCGCTGTCGCGGACCGCGGCCATGTTGCCTCGCTGACCTTCCATCCGGGCACGCAATGCGTCGATCCGTCGGCCTGGGAGACCTATATCCGCACGGCCGCCGAGATTGCCCAGATGGCAGGCGTGCGGCCCAAACGGCTGAACGTCGGCGGCGGCTTTCCCTCGTGGCGGGTCCACGGGATCGAGCCGGACCTCGACGCGATCTTCGCCCGCATCGGCGAGACGACGGCCGAGGCGTTCGGCACGGACGCCCCCGCGCTGGTGTGCGAGCCGGGCCGCGGCCTCTGCGCCGATGCTTTTTCGCTTGTGACCCGGATCAAGGCGATCCGCGACGGCGGTTCGGTGTTCCTGAACGACGGCGTCTACGGCGGCCTGACCGAGCTGCCGTTGATCGGCAACCTCGACCGGCTGCAGATCCTTGCGCCCGACGGCACCCCGCGCGGCGAGCCCGCGGTGCCGCGCCCAGTGTTCGGCCCGACCTGCGATTCGGTTGACCGGCTGCCTGGCGAGATCGCGTTGCCCGAGGACATGGCCGAAGGCGATTACCTCGTCTGGCACGGCGCCGGCGCCTATTCCGTGGTAACCAACACCCGCTTCAACGGCTTTGGCGACATGCAGCACCTTACCGCGATGTCACTGAGCTGA
- a CDS encoding Lrp/AsnC family transcriptional regulator → MDDLDRRILAQLGQDARISVAVLARRLKVARSTVQARLEKLETGGLIAGYTVRLGEAAREGRIRATILLTVEPRAQVAILPKLKAFPEVERIHTTSGRVDLLLQLAAASTSQLDDVLDQIGGLQGVRSSESLIHLSTKLDRAV, encoded by the coding sequence TTGGATGACCTAGACCGGCGCATTCTCGCGCAACTTGGGCAGGATGCCCGTATTTCCGTTGCGGTGCTGGCGCGGCGGCTGAAGGTTGCGCGCTCGACTGTGCAGGCGCGGCTGGAAAAGCTGGAAACAGGCGGGCTGATTGCCGGCTACACCGTTCGCCTGGGAGAGGCAGCGCGCGAGGGCCGGATCCGCGCGACCATCCTGCTGACGGTCGAGCCGCGCGCGCAGGTCGCGATCCTCCCCAAGCTGAAAGCCTTCCCCGAGGTCGAGCGCATCCACACCACCAGTGGCCGGGTGGACCTGTTGTTGCAACTCGCGGCCGCTTCCACCAGCCAACTGGATGATGTGCTGGACCAGATCGGCGGTCTGCAGGGCGTGCGCAGCAGCGAGAGCCTGATTCACCTGTCAACCAAGCTGGACCGCGCCGTCTGA